Within Spirochaetota bacterium, the genomic segment ACACAAATTCTACATTAGCTGGTGCGCTTGCAGCATCAAAACTTCATATTCCCGTGGCTCATGTTGAAGCTGGCCTGCGATCATATATGATGATAATGCCTGAAGAGCAAAATAGAATAATAACTGATCACATTTCAACCTGGTTATTTTGTCCAACAGAGACTGCAGTAAAGAATCTTGAAAAAGAGGGAATTAAAAATAATGTCGCAAGCCAACCAGATATAGATAATAAGGCAGTAATACAATGTGGTGATATAATGTATGAAGCATATTTATATTATAAAGATAAAGCTTTAAATGAAGGTGGAGCGATAGTGCATAAAATAGAAAAACCATTTGTCCTTTTAACAATCCATAGGGCAGAAAATACTGATAATGAAGAAAGACTAACCTCTATTTTTGGAGCGTTGAACCAGTTTACAACATATCCAATAATTTTTCCCGTTCATCCGCGTACCAGAAAAATTATGGAAAAAATGAATATCGAGATTTCCAAAAATATACATTTAATTGATCCTGTTGGATACTTTGATATGTTGAGCCTTGAAAACGAATGTGAGTTTATTATAACTGATTCAGGTGGGGTACAAAAAGAAGCATATTTTGCTGGTAAAATGTGTATAACATTGCGTGATTCAACAGAGTGGGTAGAATTGGTTGAAGAAGGGTGGAATATTGTAACAAGTACTGATAAAACCAAAATATTAGAAGCGTTGCATTTATGTTCTAATGGCAAGAAAGGTAATAATGTAAAACTATATGGTGATGGGAATACATCGGATATTATATTGAATTCACTTTGTAGTTGTTATTGAGAGTATTTTAATGGCATAATGTCATTACGAACGAAGTGAAGCAATGACGGATGTGGCTGTAGTGTCATTGCAAGCGCAGTGCCTGTCCTGAGCTTGTCGAAGGGAAGCAATCCCAATGAGGTGGAAGGCGAGATTGCTTCGTTGCTGGCGCTCCTCGCAATGACAGGATTGCCGCGCACCTGCGCTCCTCGCAATGACGTAGGCGTTCCAGAGGCACTTGCAATGACGAGAGGGGCATAGTTAAAAATGTATAAGGATATTTTAATGAAAGTTCCATTTTATACATCAACCAGGGAATATGAATTTTATAAAGATGAATTTGATAGGGCTATTCACGATGTACTGCAGCGTGGTGATTTTATATTAGGTAAAGATGTTGCTGATTTTGAAGCTATGGCTGCTGAATATTTAAGTGTCAAATATGCTGTAGGTGTTGCTAGCGGCACTGATGCCCTGGTGTTGGGAAGTGATATTTTAGGGTTTGGAAAAGGTGAAGTAATTACACCGGTTTTTACTTTTTTTGCATCTGCATCCTGCATTGTGAGGGTTGGTGGAAAACCTGTTTTTGTTGATATTGAACCAGATACATTTAACATTAATTGCGATGAATTAGAGCAAAAAATAAATTCCAAAACTGTTGGGATTTTACCAGTACACCTTTTTTTGCAGCCTGCGAATATGAGTAAAATCATGGAAATAGCAAACAAGTACAATATTCCTGTATTAGAAGATGCTGCAGAAGCATGGGGAATGAAGACGTTTATCAACAATACCTGGCGCTTTGCTGGAACTATCGCCCAAATTGGAATTTATTCATTTTTCCCAACAAAGACATTGGGTGCGTATGGTGATGCAGGTTTAATGGTTACTGATGATGAGGAGCTATATAGAAAAATTAAAACT encodes:
- a CDS encoding DegT/DnrJ/EryC1/StrS family aminotransferase, encoding MKVPFYTSTREYEFYKDEFDRAIHDVLQRGDFILGKDVADFEAMAAEYLSVKYAVGVASGTDALVLGSDILGFGKGEVITPVFTFFASASCIVRVGGKPVFVDIEPDTFNINCDELEQKINSKTVGILPVHLFLQPANMSKIMEIANKYNIPVLEDAAEAWGMKTFINNTWRFAGTIAQIGIYSFFPTKTLGAYGDAGLMVTDDEELYRKIKTYRVHGASKKYFHEYVGYNSRLDTLQAAILKIKIKYINESIEKRFQIAKRYNERLSHIEDITIPEVKAYNKAVYYVYNILLDRRDELAKRFEEKNIGYSIYYPQPLHLQKCFAHLGYKAGDFPVAENVSKRIIALPMFPQLTNDEIDYVCDVIEDFIKNG
- the wecB gene encoding UDP-N-acetylglucosamine 2-epimerase (non-hydrolyzing) codes for the protein MLNIMTVVGARPQFIKAAVLSRKVRTKGYSEFIKETIVHTGQHYDEMMSNVFFKQMEIPEPDFNLEVGSGNHGEVTGKMLQGIEKLILELKPDLVMVYGDTNSTLAGALAASKLHIPVAHVEAGLRSYMMIMPEEQNRIITDHISTWLFCPTETAVKNLEKEGIKNNVASQPDIDNKAVIQCGDIMYEAYLYYKDKALNEGGAIVHKIEKPFVLLTIHRAENTDNEERLTSIFGALNQFTTYPIIFPVHPRTRKIMEKMNIEISKNIHLIDPVGYFDMLSLENECEFIITDSGGVQKEAYFAGKMCITLRDSTEWVELVEEGWNIVTSTDKTKILEALHLCSNGKKGNNVKLYGDGNTSDIILNSLCSCY